In one Melospiza melodia melodia isolate bMelMel2 chromosome 5, bMelMel2.pri, whole genome shotgun sequence genomic region, the following are encoded:
- the LOC134418637 gene encoding bifunctional heparan sulfate N-deacetylase/N-sulfotransferase 4-like isoform X1: protein MNLIWKLHRSFRMLVILLATFCLASIVVSAYFLYTSYKQEMALVETTGQAECEDLKLLPYRSVELRTPKPIDPSRTDPTVLLFMESQYSQLGQDIVAILESSKFQYHMVIAPAKEDIPPLTDNGRGKYTIVIYENILKYVSMDSWNRELLEKYCVEYSASIIGFHKANENSSPSSRLKGLPLQLYNNVALRDCVVNPRSPLLRITKAPRLEQGPLPGQDWTVFQFNHSTYQPVLLGELQPARPTPASLPRAALHATVIQDLGLHDGIQRVLFGNNLTFWLHKLIFIDAISFLSGKKLTLSLERYILVDIDDIFVGKEGTRMNVNDVKFSGDRGRTPRAAGAVRVPIHSKPAPSTSRGVIGRARPPAPVGQTALRNTLQWNRPLTLENSVHDIQPGDPVYVKKWITDPLRESWSGPHQVMMTTYTAVKVQGMDAWIHYTRVKKAPFQWETQIVSPTRMIFRAKPPS, encoded by the exons ATGAATCTCATCTGGAAGCTCCACAGAAGCTTCCGAATGCTGGTCATTCTCCTGGCCACCTTCTGCTTGGCAAGTATTGTCGTCTCCGCCTATTTCCTCTACACTAGCTACAAGCAGGAAATGGCCCTCGTGGAAACCACTGGGCAAGCAGAGTGCGAGGACCTCAAACTTCTGCCCTACAGGTCTGTGGAGCTGAGAACACCTAAGCCAATTGATCCCTCTAGGACTGATCCCACCGTGCTCCTGTTCATGGAAAGCCAGTACTCCCAGCTGGGGCAAGACATCGTAGCCATCCTCGAGTCCAGCAAGTTTCAGTACCACATGGTCATTGCACCAGCCAAGGAGGACATTCCCCCTCTCACAGACAACGGGAGAGGGAAGTACACCATCGTTATATACGAGAATATTTTAAAGTATGTGTCCATGGACTCGTGGAATAGAGAGCTTCTGGAAAAATACTGTGTGGAATACAGTGCTAGCATAATTGGTTTTCATAAAGCCAAcgagaacagctcccccagcagcaggctgaaagggcTGCCCTTGCAGCTGTACAACAACGTGGCCCTGCGAGACTGCGTGGTGAACCCTCGCTCGCCCCTGCTGCGCATCACCAAAgcgcccaggctggagcagggacccCTGCCCGGCCAGGACTGGACGGTGTTCCAGTTCAACCACTCCACCTACCAGCCCGTGCTGCTGGGCGAGCTGCAGCCTGCCAGGCCCACCCCGGCCTCGCTGCCCCGCGCCGCTCTCCATGCGACCGTCATCCAGGACCTGGGCCTGCACGATGGCATCCAGAGAGTCCTCTTTGGGAACAACCTGACCTTCTGGCTCCACAAGCTCATCTTCATCGACGCCATCTCCTTCCTGTCGGGGAAGAAGCTGACGCTCTCCTTGGAGAGGTACATTCTGGTGGACATCGACGACATCTTCGTGGGGAAGGAGGGGACGAGGATGAACGTCAACGATGTGAAG ttttctggcgaccgcggcaggactccgagggctgctggggcggttcgcgtcccgatccactccaagccggcaccgagcacttctcggggagtcatcggtcgtgcccgaccccctgcgcctgtcggacaaactgcattaag aaatacgttacagtggaatagaccgctcacgctggagaattctgtccacgacatccagcctggggacccggtgtacgtcaagaagtggatcacggatccgctacgggaatcatggagcggaccccaccaggtgatgatgacgacctacacggcggtgaaggtccaggggatggatgcttggatccattacaccagggtaaagaaggcaccgttccagtgggaaacccagatagtgtctccaacccggatgatcttccgcgcaaagccgccttcttaa